The genome window CATCATCGTACGCCAGGCAATTTAGTCAGTACCTTAGCTGGGTTTGTTGATCCGGGAGAATCATTAGAACAAGCGGTACGCAGAGAAGTGTTTGAAGAGGCGGGAATACAAGTGGGGGATGTTGAGTATATTGCATCACAACCCTGGCCATTTCCACACTCAATTATGATAGGCTTTTTTGCTAAAGCGATAACGAAAGATATCTGTATCGATGCAGAAGAAATTAGCCATGCCCAGTGGTTTGATGCGAAGCAGGTGGCACAGTTTTCTGACTGGGGAGACGATGACGATAATATTCAAATTCCTAAAAAAGAATCTATTGCCCGGCATCTGATTGAATTGTGGCTGAGTAAAAATAAAGAGATGTAGGACTGCTATTTTGTCTTGACACAGGTGTTACGGCTGGTCATTATGTGACTGTTAATTAATAAAAATGAAACTACTTTTCTAAGAAACTATAATGAGTAATTTAACCCGAAATATCGTTGTCTTTAGCCTCAATCGCACCAGCAATTGGCTGGTGAATTGGTCGGTATTGGCTGTCGGGAACTCTCATTGATTAGTTGTTAATCATTTATAAAGAAACCGCAGTCAAAATACTGCGGTTTTTTGTTTAGCTATCAATAAATCTCAGTGTTCTTTCTGCTTTACCCCTTATTTACGCAGGAGAGTCAAAATGAAGGTGTCTGTCGCTTATTTGGCAGTGATATTGATTTGGTCAACTACGCCGCTTGGCATTGTTTGGAGCAGTGAATCGGTCCATCCGACATTAGCTGTGCTTTTGAGAATGCTAATTGCACTAGTAATTGGTAGCCTGTTATTGATAGCGCTTAAGATCAAGTTACCCAGAGACAAAAATGCACTAAGACTCTATGGTTATTCTGCTATTGGCGTGTTTGGTGGTATGTCGTTTTCGTATTTTTCTGCCAATTATATTTCTTCTGGCTTAATGTCGCTTATCTTTGGTTTAGCGCCTATTTTATCTGGTTTGCTGGCACAAAAGCTGATTAATGAAACAAAGTTTTGTTCGATAAAGAAGTTTGCCTTAACCATTTCGGTAACCGGATTAATGATTGTTTGTTATGACAAGATCTCTGCTGACACTAACGGTATTTTAGGGATAATTTTTATCTTGCTAGCGGTGTTCTTTTTTAGCTTAAGCGGTGTGCTAGTAAAAAGCGTCGATATTACCATTAATCCGATAGCGACTACTGTTGGCGCTTTATTAGCGAGTACGCCAATGTTCTTTATAGTCTGGCTTGTCTTTGATGCAAACTTACCTTATCAGCAATGGCAGACAAAATCTTTAATGGCTATTGTTTACCTAGGAGTATTCGGCTCTTTAGTCGGCTTTATTGCCTATTTTTATGTGTTGCAGAAGTTAACCGCAAGTACCGTGGCACTGGTGACTATGATCACGCCGGTCATGGCAATGACCTTAGGTGCAGTACTCAATAATGAACCTGTATCGTTACAATTGTTGATTGGAGCGGTTTTTGTTGTGTCTGGATTAACTTGCTTTCAATGGAGTCAAAAGGTATCAATGACGCTGGCGAAAAAACGAGTTAAGAGGCGTTAAGTTATTGCTTTAGTTAGAACATAAACGGATTTTTATTGTGTTAGTGAATGAAATTCGTTTAAATGGGCGTTGCTTTATTTCGTCAGCTTATATTAACTGCTTTATGAAAAATACCATCCATTTTCGTCGGGCTCAGCGCCAAGACGTAGAATTTTTGTTGCGACTGAGAAAGCTCACTATGGATGAGCATTTGAAAGCTGCTGGCTTAGTGCTTAACGACGAGCAACATTTGGCGCGTATTAGTGAATTTTTTGATGATTCTTTTATGATTTGCCGAGATAGCCAAGAAATAGGTTTAGTTAAATTCGCTTTGTTGACGGACCGTATGCATATTCGACAGTTCCAAATTATGCCTGAGTTTCATGGTCAAGGTATTGGAAGCCAGGTACTTCATTTATTAAAGAAAAAAGCGTTGGAACGGCAGCTGACGATTACCCTGAATGTCCTGTTAAAAAACCCGGCATTTAACTTATACCAACGACATGGTTTTGAGGTTGAAGGTAAAAATGAACTGGAATATCAAATGTGCTGGCGAGGCTGATGCAGTGGATTGTTTAGCGAAAATAAAAAAGCGCCTTAGTTCGGCGCTTTGTTTTATCAAATTATTGATTCGATTGACGGTATTCTTCACAGGCGTCTTGATCTTCACATTCGCCATATAAGTATAGGCTGTGGTTAGTCAGCTTAATATTATGTGAATTTGCAATATCGAGTTGGCGTTGTTCAATCATTTGATCTTCAAATTCCACCACTTTACCGCATTTTAAACAAACCAGATGATCATGATGCTTTTTATGACTCAGTTCAAAGACGGATTTACCACCTTCAAAGTGGTGACGGGTGACAATGCCGGCATCATCAAATTGGTTTAATACCCGATACACGGTCGCCAGACCAATTTCTTCATGTTGTTCAAGTAAGATTTTATAGACATCTTCGGCACTGATGTGTTGATTATCAGGCTCTTGTAAGATGGTTAATATTTTTACCCTAGGCAGAGTAATTTTTAATCCAGCTCTTTTTAGCTCTTCATTTTGATCTGCCATATTGTGACTTCTCGAATATATAAATAGAGTAAAATTATAGGGGTATTTTTACTCGGTTTAAAGCCTTTATTACGAAGAAATCAGGATATCTGGTCAGATTGTCGGAAATAACGGCAATTGTTTAATAATTGTGGGCAGCTATTTGATTTTAGAGTGTTTATAGCGAGTAAAAATGAAAAAAGCCCACAATTTTTGTAGGCTTTTTAGTAAGAAGCGGCTTTTATTAGTCAGCTAATTCAGCTAAACACATTTCGTCATAAATTTGATTGACCCATTTATCAACTCGCTCTTCAGTTAGCTCTGGCTGACGATCTTCATCAATACATAATCCGATAAAGGTATTTTCATCGATCAATGCTTTTGACGCTTCAAATTCATAACCTTCATTTGGCCAGTTACCAACAATAATGGCACCTTTAGATTCACAAATATCACGGAGTGGTTCCATTGCATCACAGAAGTATTCTGCGTAATCTTCTTGATCGCCAAGGCCAAAAATTGCAACGAGTTTATCGGTAAAATCAATTTCTTCCAGTTCAGGTAAAAAGTCATCCCAATCACATTGGTTTTCGCCATAATACCAGGTCGGAATACCTAAAATAATCAGATCAAATTCTGCTATTTCTTCTTTAGTGCTTTTAGCGATGTCTTTAACATCAACCAGTTTTTTTCCCAGTTTTTTCTGGATCATTTTACTGACTGCTTCGGTATTACCTGTATCACTACCGAAAAATAAACCTACAATTGCCATTGCGCTTAACCTTTCTTAATACTTTAATTTTCGTTTAACGTTAGTGCTTTTACTAACAATGATTCGATTAGCTCACTACGGTTGCAATTCGTATCTTTAGCTAACTGATCTAATTTGTTGATCAGGTCCTGATGCATTTTAAATTCGACTCGCTTTAAGCCGTTATTTTTGTCACGCTTAACCTGATTGCGTTTATTAATTTTGACCTGAACACTACGTGAGTGTGGGTTGGTTCTCGGTCGACCCGGGCGTTTTTCATCATTAAATAAATCGATGGTTGTTAAATCTGATATTTGCTTTGCCATTGTTAACCTATACCTTGGCTTTCCCAAATAAATTGAATGACACCTTTGGCGATAAAGCCGGCGCAGCCAAGAAATAACACAAAATAGACCACATATTGTCCCATTTTAGGTACATCATTTTTTTTCATGACATCATTAATAGATAAACCAATGAAAATAAAGATAAAAGCAAAAAACAGATTGAGCCCGATCGTTTCAATTAGTACAAAATGTTCTGCAAGCATAATTCACCTTAAAAAATTCAGGCGGGACTATAGCATATTGCCTCATTGAAACACATTATTTTTACCATGAATTATATTGCATATGCAATATTTTTGGTTGATTTTGATCATAAAGAGTCAAATTAATGCTAGCTTGTAATGTATAGCGCCTAACTCTTGGCTTTTATAAACTAGTTATTATTGCAAAAAATCCTTCACGATCTTATTAAACGCGACTGTTTTTTCAGCATGGAGCCAATGACCAGCTCCCTGGATCACTTTTGCTTTACTTTGTGGAAACAGTTGTAAGATTCTTGCTTGATGTTCGTTGGTGATATAGTCGGAATTACCTCCTTTAATAAATAGCGTTGCTTTATTAAATTTTTTGTCACCTTGATAACCTTTCACTATTTGCGGGTAACAATGAGCAATAAATGGCAGGTTACATTTAAACTTAAGTCCAGAGCCATCCGAATTTTTAGCAATGTTGCGCAGTAAAAATTGCCGAACGCCTGAGTCCTCAACATAATTAGCCAGTTGTTGATCTGCCATTTTACGAGAATTGATATTCGCTATATCTATCGATAATAATCCTGCAATAATTTGGTTATGATGAGGCGGATAAGCGATTGGTGAAATATCGGCCACTATTAGTTTTTCAATGCGTTGTGGAAAGTCTAGTGCCACCTGCATGGCAATTTTCCCCCCCATCGAATGCCCTAAAATGGCTGTGCTATTAATATTGAGATGATCTAATGTGTCAATAATATCTTGCGCCAGAGAAGGATAATCCATGGTATTTTCATGGAAAGAACCGCCATGATTACGCACGTCGACGTTAGTGACGCAATAGCTATCACTGAGTCCTTTTGCCACCATGTTAAGGTTTTCTAAACTGCCGAATAAGCCGTGGATTAATAAGATATTAGCGCCGCTACCGGATTGTTGGAAATGTAGAACAGCCATTAATGTCGTCGTAGTGAAATAATTTGTGGGTATTATACAAAATTTCACCATAAATGAGCTGGATTTTAGAAAACTTTCGACAATTTAAGATAAGCGCTAGAGTCTTTGAATTAAGCTCAGTATAATCTTGCGCGCAAACGTAATTATTAGGTATATGAATGAAACATATAGAAATAGATGAAGAACTTTATCAATATCTAGCTTCCCAAACACAATATATCGGTGAAAGTGCCTCATCGATACTTCGTCGATTATTAGCGCTTCCTGCCGTTAAGGCTGAAGATAAGGCCAGACCGGCCAAGGTTGAGTCTGTATTAGTTGCTCAAGCTGACCCGACAGGAACTCAAGTTACTTCAAATGAGTCTGTTTTTAATTATATTAATAAAGAAGAGTTAGCCACTCAGCGTGGCGTTGTTGGACGCTTCTTATTGATATTATCTGCTTTACATCGTGTTCATAGTGATGAATTTTCAACGGTTATCGATATTCGCGGTCGTGACCGCTTGTATTTTGCACGCTCTGAACAAGAGTTAGCGGCAAGTGGTAGCAGTACTAAACCTCGGCAGATACCTGACAGCCCATTTTGGGTGATGACTAATTCGAATACCACACGTAAAAAGATGATGATCACAGAAGTTGCAAAAGCTTTAGGTTATCAAGCAAGTGAAATAGAAAGAATTCGCGATCTTTTGTAGTAATAAGGAACAATAAAATGTCAGTGCACCCTATGGCAGGAACACCAGCAAAACCAGAAGATAGAGAGAATATTGCGCAATTGGTAAGTTATTACTATATCAAGCAGCCAGATATCAGTATTCAAGGTCAACGGGTCAGTTTTGGTACCTCAGGTCATCGGGGCAGTGCGGCAAAAATCAGCTTTAATGAATATCATATTGCTGCTATATGTCAGGCCGTAGCAGAATATCGTACAGAGC of Thalassotalea insulae contains these proteins:
- a CDS encoding DMT family transporter, whose protein sequence is MKVSVAYLAVILIWSTTPLGIVWSSESVHPTLAVLLRMLIALVIGSLLLIALKIKLPRDKNALRLYGYSAIGVFGGMSFSYFSANYISSGLMSLIFGLAPILSGLLAQKLINETKFCSIKKFALTISVTGLMIVCYDKISADTNGILGIIFILLAVFFFSLSGVLVKSVDITINPIATTVGALLASTPMFFIVWLVFDANLPYQQWQTKSLMAIVYLGVFGSLVGFIAYFYVLQKLTASTVALVTMITPVMAMTLGAVLNNEPVSLQLLIGAVFVVSGLTCFQWSQKVSMTLAKKRVKRR
- a CDS encoding GNAT family N-acetyltransferase — translated: MKNTIHFRRAQRQDVEFLLRLRKLTMDEHLKAAGLVLNDEQHLARISEFFDDSFMICRDSQEIGLVKFALLTDRMHIRQFQIMPEFHGQGIGSQVLHLLKKKALERQLTITLNVLLKNPAFNLYQRHGFEVEGKNELEYQMCWRG
- the fur gene encoding ferric iron uptake transcriptional regulator, which translates into the protein MADQNEELKRAGLKITLPRVKILTILQEPDNQHISAEDVYKILLEQHEEIGLATVYRVLNQFDDAGIVTRHHFEGGKSVFELSHKKHHDHLVCLKCGKVVEFEDQMIEQRQLDIANSHNIKLTNHSLYLYGECEDQDACEEYRQSNQ
- the fldA gene encoding flavodoxin FldA, which encodes MAIVGLFFGSDTGNTEAVSKMIQKKLGKKLVDVKDIAKSTKEEIAEFDLIILGIPTWYYGENQCDWDDFLPELEEIDFTDKLVAIFGLGDQEDYAEYFCDAMEPLRDICESKGAIIVGNWPNEGYEFEASKALIDENTFIGLCIDEDRQPELTEERVDKWVNQIYDEMCLAELAD
- the ybfE gene encoding LexA regulated protein, translating into MAKQISDLTTIDLFNDEKRPGRPRTNPHSRSVQVKINKRNQVKRDKNNGLKRVEFKMHQDLINKLDQLAKDTNCNRSELIESLLVKALTLNEN
- a CDS encoding DUF2788 domain-containing protein, translated to MLAEHFVLIETIGLNLFFAFIFIFIGLSINDVMKKNDVPKMGQYVVYFVLFLGCAGFIAKGVIQFIWESQGIG
- a CDS encoding alpha/beta fold hydrolase, producing MAVLHFQQSGSGANILLIHGLFGSLENLNMVAKGLSDSYCVTNVDVRNHGGSFHENTMDYPSLAQDIIDTLDHLNINSTAILGHSMGGKIAMQVALDFPQRIEKLIVADISPIAYPPHHNQIIAGLLSIDIANINSRKMADQQLANYVEDSGVRQFLLRNIAKNSDGSGLKFKCNLPFIAHCYPQIVKGYQGDKKFNKATLFIKGGNSDYITNEHQARILQLFPQSKAKVIQGAGHWLHAEKTVAFNKIVKDFLQ
- the seqA gene encoding replication initiation negative regulator SeqA, translated to MKHIEIDEELYQYLASQTQYIGESASSILRRLLALPAVKAEDKARPAKVESVLVAQADPTGTQVTSNESVFNYINKEELATQRGVVGRFLLILSALHRVHSDEFSTVIDIRGRDRLYFARSEQELAASGSSTKPRQIPDSPFWVMTNSNTTRKKMMITEVAKALGYQASEIERIRDLL